The genomic interval GGCAGTCTGGGGAGAGTCAATGAGACAAAGAATCCACGAGGAAATAAGACCAAAcaaagcagcagcagtgatACAGATCGTTCGACCAAACTTGCTGACGGCGAAGCCCCAGACGGGAGTAGTGAGCAGAGCCACCAGCTGGGTGACTCCGGAGATGATGGAAGCCATAACGTAAGCCTCCTCACATCGGTCGGTTCCCTTGTAATTTCTGTCAGGGCCACAGTAGCCGTTGTTGTGGTACCACTGGTTGACAAAGGTGGGGATAAAGACGGCCGTGGCCACAGTGGTGGATCTTGCAACAAATCCGCCGGCGTAGGCAAGCATTACAGATCGCTCCTTGGTCATTTCCACAAAGCCCTGCTTGATGAGTTCTCCGTAGGGAGGAGTAGTCACCTGCACGGCCTGTTCTTCGGGACGCTCTTCATTGTTGACAGAGGCGGAGATGGAGAAACCTCGCTGCTGACGAATCCAGCCCTTGAGACTCTTGTTGGGATCCTGGTAAAGAGTCAGGAAAAGAATTCCGGAGGCAACAATGGCGATAGCTCCAACGATGAAGTACGATCGCTGCAGGGCGTCTCCCTTGGAGAGGTCTGGGAACTGGCTGGGAAGTCGCAGGAAGACCAGAAGCGAAAATACGGCTCCCAGGCCAGTTGAAATGCCGACAAGAACGGGAAGAATGGCCTTTCTCTTATCGTGGTCGGTTTCGTAGCCAGCCTCCGGAGGATCTGAGTGGAAGTGGAAGCcgaagaaggagaaggagatggtggaCTGGGAGATTTCGGAGAGCATGGCGGTGATCATGGAGCCCGCAGCCGAGGCACCGACGGAGAAAAGACATCGGAAAATGAGAATGTCCGGGTACAACGTCTGCCGTGTTGTATAGAGCATGATGGAGGTGCCAATGATACACACTCCGACAGATGTGACGATTCGGGTGCCAATCTTGTCACTGAGGGCTCCCAGAGCAGGAGCGACGATGATGCTGACAATTTCGTCGGCGACAGCGAGATTGCCTACATGGGTCGCCACCTTCTTTCGGTAGCCCAGCAGGTCGGTGAGAATGAAGGGCTGGGTTGCGGACAGAAAGACGACAAACGCAATGGTCAACAGACACGAGCCGTAGAAGGCCGTGGTTTGTTTGAGGTGGAAAACACCGGGTTCCATTTTGGCAGTTCACGAAGTAGCAGCTGTGTAGAGAGTGTGCAGTTGAGAGGGTTCGGGTGGTAAAATATAGCCCGTACCAAACGTACCGATGTACTAGCTGTGCGCTAAACCTTGGAAATAAACCCTGACTGCAGGATCTGATAAATGTGAGGGGTAAGAGagagagtacaagtacctgtaACTTGAGTTTTGAGAGTGCCGTCAGAGAAACGAGTTTTGAAATTAAACAAATAAAACATGGGGTTTCTAGCTGTTAGTGCTTAATATTTTGTTTTATTCAGCAAAAAAATCGTCCTCCGAGGTAAGGCTCTAGAACGGATTACTTCTGCTGTCTTGGCACAACAGGGTTTTCGGTTTGGCAGCAGTCCAATCAAAAAGATCATTTGGAAGGTGGAGCCGCAGTGCTATGTCTGGGAAAAATACATTATCGGATTGAAGTAAACCTCTTATATAAGTGACAATAGTCGGTTGGAGTCACCACCTCCCCCGTTTCTCTCCGTATAACTCACCTTACATTATCGCGATGATCAAAATAGATAGTCCGGTAAACGAGCATCATCTGATAAGTCCATGTAGCACATGGCAGCGAGCCAAACAAAGAAGCAGTGGCATAGAGTATTTTTCACCCGGAGAAAACTTTTTCGACTGTGGGTAAACACCAGTTGCCGGAGTGAGCCTGTTGCCACACATAGCAGTGATGTGCCTCTAACTACCAGGACCATGTCTCAAGGCTATTTACTAATTACACGTGTCCCAGTACACGTTTCTTATACACGTTTCAAACAacaatatgtacagtatatactgtacacttCTTCCTGTCTCACTCTTGTCTGGCTTCTCTTTCCTCACCGCCGTTAAACCTAAGAGACACACACCAGCCAGTAGGAAACCAAGTAGACTGTGAGACACTAAGACCTGACTAATTCCAATTGCATTGAGTCTAGAGCTTTGGGTGTGTTGCGAGATAACATCTTCGTACATAAGTGTTCGCTACTCCGTTGTAGGTCTCATGTATCAAAATGAAATTAATGGTACAGCCTCTCTGTAGGTACTGGGTCCTGTATCATTTTTCATTCGTGATGCTCAGCATTAGCACTTATATgagtgtatgtactgtacagcatgGTAGACACTCGAATACATATAAATACATTAAAATACAACCCACATAAATCCTACATGGCAATGACGGACGACGAGCCCTCCTGGAATCGAGCCTTGAAGACTCGGTTGGCGTTGCTGAAGAATCCCTCTTTAAGCGACACAACAATGAACTGCGAGCCCTTGAATCGCGTCTTGATCAGATGACCAATGTTCTGAGTGTGGTTCAAATCCAAAGCAGCATCAACCTCATCAAGAATGTACATAGGAGCAGGCTTGAACTGGAGCAGAGCCAGAATCAACGACAGAGCAACTAGAGATCGCTGACCTCCAGAAAGCTCCGCCAGAGACTCCTTCCAAATCTTACCCAGCATGACCTTGATTTCCAGACCCTCGGTAATCTCCTTGCCCTCCAGAAGTACCAGCTTGGCGAAGGAGCCAGGCAACAGAGTCGCGAAGATCTGACCAAAGTCCTCGCTCACCTTCTTCCACGTCTTGGTCAGAGCCTTGCATTTGTACTCGTTCAAAGACACAATGGTCTGCTCAatcttgaccttgtccttctcgatGGTCTTGATCATACCTCGTAGAGTCgcttccttcttctcaacgTTGTCAATCATGTTCATGACCTTGTCGTTGACCTTGTGTCCGAGACCCTTGATTCGCTCCTCCAACTGGCCAGCGGCCCGTCGCACCTGCTTGATGTCCACACTCTCGTAGTCATAATGAGATCCGGGCTTGCCAAACAGGTGAGCGTCAGCAGCGACCCAGTTGTACTTGGCCTCCATGGCAGTGGCGCCCTTAGAAGCatcttccagctccttcaTCTTACGGGTATGAAGATGCTCAGCCTCCTTTGCAGCGACAAGAGCATCGGCATGGAAGTCTCGTTTCTGTTGAAGAGTAGCCTCCAAAGATCGTCGCTCCTCGTCCATGCCATGCAGAGCagccatcatctcctcaacCTGCTGGGTCAGAGAAGCCTCCAGAGCACGGGCCTCGTCCTGCTGAGTCTCCAGTTGAGCAAGGCCGCCTCGGGTAGCCTGAATTGCCTCTTTTAaagcctcggcctcgtctTTCATACCAGTAATGTCGGACATAAACTGCTCGAGAGAAACCTGGATGTCCTCATGGGCAGCTGAGGCCTCGTCAACAACAGACCGGTGCTGAGCTACTTCAGCAGCCATTTCTTCGACAGAAGCagccagctcctcaagCTTACTGCCCTTGTTCTTTCCAAAGTCAGCCATGTCTCTCTCGATAGTTCCAATCAGAGCAATGGCGTCTTCAAGCTTCTGGTTGAGCGTGGGAAGGGACTCCTGGAGCTCATGAAGCTCGGcctcctgttcctgcttCTTTCGCAGAACAGAAGCactggaagaagactcCAGTTGCTTCTCGCCGGTCTTGATCTCGTGCTCCCGAATTGAAAGCTGGTTTTCAAGCTGTCGTCGCTCAGAGATAACTTTGGAAAACTGAGCCATGGACTTCTGGATGTTGCTGAGATCGTAtcgagcctcctccagctcctgtGTAAGGTTGTTGATG from Yarrowia lipolytica chromosome 1F, complete sequence carries:
- a CDS encoding uncharacterized protein (Compare to YALI0F24761g, similar to DEHA0B14938g Debaryomyces hansenii), which translates into the protein MEPGVFHLKQTTAFYGSCLLTIAFVVFLSATQPFILTDLLGYRKKVATHVGNLAVADEIVSIIVAPALGALSDKIGTRIVTSVGVCIIGTSIMLYTTRQTLYPDILIFRCLFSVGASAAGSMITAMLSEISQSTISFSFFGFHFHSDPPEAGYETDHDKRKAILPVLVGISTGLGAVFSLLVFLRLPSQFPDLSKGDALQRSYFIVGAIAIVASGILFLTLYQDPNKSLKGWIRQQRGFSISASVNNEERPEEQAVQVTTPPYGELIKQGFVEMTKERSVMLAYAGGFVARSTTVATAVFIPTFVNQWYHNNGYCGPDRNYKGTDRCEEAYVMASIISGVTQLVALLTTPVWGFAVSKFGRTICITAAALFGLISSWILCLIDSPQTAWFMVFCGFIGVGQIGVIITSMSYCTDVRAEIRGSIAGVYSLFGGAGILILTKVGFALSDEWAHAGFFVLGAFDLMLLSVIFFSSKFGQGFIREIPSVHL